The genomic segment GATCCATATCATTCTCAGTTCCAATGGCGCGTAACGCGTTTGCATATTGTGTCCTGAAATCGGTTAGGGGTGCCGTTTCTTGGATATGATTTCTCATAGACTGAGCTTGTTCCGGGCCAAAACCGTATTCGGTAGACCATTTATCGATCAGGGTCCCACAATTGTACTTACGGGAAAGAAGGATCTGGGCCAGAATATTTCGGAACATATTCTCGATGGAAACAATGGTGATCTCTTTATGATTGATAGAGATCTCGGTGATGATCTCGTCCTTCTTATCGATCACTGCCTTAGAGGTTCCCATCTTATTGAAAAATTTAGAAAGATCGTTATAAGCTCTAAAATGTTTTAAGATCAGTTCTCTATCTTTTACATCCACAGTTCTTTGGTCTTCTGGGTGACTCATCTCTTGAAGGATAGATTCTATCACCTGAAACATGATATCGAATGTGAACTGAGTGGATTTACCTAATAAATATCTGATCTCGCTTTGAAATGCAGCATGCACAGAGGCAAAGAATGACTCTAACTTTTCTGGATTAAGTACAGTAGAAGTTTTGAATACAGAGATCATGTCTCGAACGAACTTGGCTCTGTCTAAGATTGGAAATTGTTCCGGGTGGTTGGAATGGGTACGGATGAAAGTCTCTTTAACTACTTTGACCGAACCTCCCCGAACTTCTTCACTTCGAAACAATACTCGATAAAGAAGAACTGAGATCTCTCGGGAAGTTTTTTTATCTTTCAGAGTTTTTAAGTCAGAAGCTTCGAGATTTTCTCTACTTCCTGCAGGCTTGCTCTGGATTTCTCCCATGAATGGTTATGCCGATATTCCCGAACGAATGTTAGGTCGATCTTGGTATGAAAAAGTTAATTGTAAAGCAGATTTGGTTGATGAGGTAGAAATCCCATTGATTTTTCAACTAAGCGTTCGAAAATCGAGCGAAATCTATGCAAAAAATTATCGGACCCGAAAATCAAGTACACTATGGAGTTTGGGATGGTCCGATCGAATTCAATCATCACGATTTTACTCTTCTGGATTTTTTTGGAAAAGAGATCAAAGGGCTTAAAAAGAAGTTCGCGTTCCATTCTTTCAATTATCTAGGGATCATGATGGAAGACTGCTTGGTCGGGATCGCGGCTGTAAGTCTTGGATATGCGTATAACGTATTTGCTTATCTGTATAAATTCGATCAGGGCAAAGTTTACGAATTCGATGTAAAAGGGCCCGACTTAGGTCTTGCGTTAAAATTCCCTGCTAATCCGGATGAATACGAGATCTCTTTCAAAAAGGGAAAATCCTTCCTGGATATCCGAAAGTCTCACTCCGAAGGTAAACTTCTACTTGATGCAAACTTTGGAAATAAATTGGAAATTTCAGGCGAATTTCCATATTCTCTACTCACTCATAATCCACTTAGAGTCCTGAATCCTTCTGAACCAAGTCGATGGACATTTACTGAAAAATGTTCCCCTTTGATTCCTGATCGTATTAGCGTAAAATATGAGCAGAAGGAATTGGTCAGAGATCCTTCCAGAGCCACTATGGTCTATGATTGGTCAGGTGGTTATTTGAGAAGGGAAACAAATTGGTACTGGGCTGCGTTCTCTTCTGTTCTTCCAGATAGGACAAAGATAGGGGCTAATTTTGCCGCTCTAGTAAACGAAAGTTTTTTCCCTGAGAATGCTTACTGGATCGATTCTGAAAGACAGAGAGTCAGTAGATGTATATTCGATTTTTCTCATAAAGATCCTTATAAACCTTGGAGACTTTGGGACGAAGATGGACGTATCCGTTTAGAATTCGAACCAAAGGGAGAAAGAAGAGAAAAAGTAAATCTGATCTGGACTAAATTATACTTCAGGCAATTTGTAGGAAAATTTTCAGGAAGTTTCAGGCCGGAAAAGGGAAAGGAAGTCCAGATCAAAGATGTCTGGGGTTTCACAGAATTTCATAGATCTCTTTGGTAGTATTCACAACTTGAAATCTGAAAATCCAATTCGTATCTTATCTATAGATCTTTTGAGAGGCCTGACTGTGGCGGGGATGATCCTGGTGAATAACCCTGGTACTTGGTCCAATATGTATTGGCCTCTCAAACATGCAAAATGGGATGGATGTACTCCGACTGATTTGGTGTTTCCTTTTTTTCTTTTTGTTGTAGGCGCCTCTATTCCTTACTCAGTATCCAATGGAATACAAGAATTTCCTAAAATACTAAAACGTGCTGCTATTCTGATCTTTCTCGGATTGTTTTTGAATTTTTTTGGAGAATGGAGTTTTTCCAATCTTAGATTTCCTGGAGTCCTGCAAAGAATAGGATTCGCATACTTTTTCGGAGCGATTGTATATCGTGAGAGAAATCTAAAATTTAGGATCTTTCTATTTATATCTTTGCTGATTTCATATTGGTATTTGCAGGAATTTGTTTCCCCTCCTGGGGCTTTAGAACCAAGCATGAAAGAAGGAAAAGATTGGGGAGCTTGGTTAGACAGAGAAGTTTTCGGCCAAGCACATTTATGGAAATTCGGAAAGGTCTGGGATCCAGAAGGACTTTTGACTTCTTTTACAGCTATAGGATCAGTTTTCTGTGGGATTTTTGCGGGAGAATTTATAAAAGTCTCTTTGGGCGAGAAAGAGTCTCTTCTTTCTATTTCAGGCAAGGTCGCGTTAAGTGCTTTTGTTGTATTACTTGTGGGCGGAGTTTGGGGAATTTATTATCCGATCAATAAAAGTTTATGGACCGGGACTTACTCCCTTTGGACTGCAGGTTGGGCCTTGCTTGTTATTTCCCTGTTTTTAATTTTAGAAAAATTTGATAGATTCGAGTTTAAGGCTCTACAAAGTTTTCTTCTTCCTTTTGGAAAGAATGCTTTGCTTGTGTTTTTCGGCTCAGGGATTTTTGCCAGAAGTTTAAATATAATCATGGTCTCTTCTCCGGAAGGGAAAAAGATCCCTTTGAAAAATCTGATCTATCTAGAATATTATAAAAGCTGGATAGATTCTCCGGAGTTGAGTTCCTTTTTATATTCTATAACTGTGTTGGCCTTATGGTTTTTGATCCTTTTCTTTTTAGATAAAAAAAGACTCTACTGGAAAATTTAAGAACCGATCAGATGTTTTACCGCGGCGAGAAGGTCCTCGTCGTTAAAAGGTTTGATCATCCATCCTTTTGCTCCAGCATCCTTTCCTTGTGATTTCATGGCATCGCTGGATTCAGTAGTTAAGATAAGTATTTTCATACTTTTTCCTTTTTCAGTTCTTAAAACCTCTTTAGTGAGTTCTATTCCTGTCCTGCCTGGCATATTCACATCGAAGATACCTATATCGAAAGGACCTTCCGATTCTATTTTAGTAAGAGCTTCATCAGGGCCAGCGGCCTTGCATACGGAATAACCTTCTTCCGTAAGAGTGAAATCTAAAAGTTTTAAAACCGTGGGAGCGTCATCTACGCAGAGTATTTTAGTCATTTTATTCCTTACCTTTGTTAATTATAACTGTTTGCTGTTCCGAAACATAGTTCGGAAATTTTCTCAGGGATATTGTCGAGAGAGATCTGTTCTTTTACTGCACCCATCTCATATGCTTCTCTAGGCATTCCGTAAACTACAGATGTAGATTCATCTTGCCCGAATGTCAGTGCACCTTTTTCAGAAAGTGCTTTGAGTCCTTTTGCTCCGTCTTTTCCCATTCCAGTAAGAAGAAATGCAGCGCAAAAAGAAGCTAATGGGGATTTTGAAATTGAATGAAATAGTACGTCTACGGAAGGTCTATGGCCTGTGACCTTCTCTCTTTTATGTATTCGAATATTATAATATGGAGGTTCTCCGAGTTCCATATGATGATCTCCTCTGGCAACATATACGTTTCCTTTAGAGATAGTTTGGCCTTCTATTGCCTCTTGGATCTTTAAAGGGGAAACAGAATCCAATCTTTCTGCGAACATTCCCGTGAAATATTCAGGCATATGTTGAACGATTAGAATAGGAGGAAGTTCTCCGGAAAGATTTCTAAGTAAATATTCAATCGCTTGGGTTCCACCTGTAGAAGCTCCGATCGCGATCAATTTGATCTTAGAAATTGCAGAACTACTTTGGTTTTTTGTTTGAGAAGTTTTTTGGTTTCGATTTAGTACATCTGATACATTTGTTTTAGCGCAAGCTCGGATCTTATTTTTAAGTTCCAGCATCATTCTGAGGAAATCCTCTTCACTTCCGTCAGCCTTTTGAACGAAGTCCAAGGCTCCAGCTTGCAAGGAATCTAATGTTACTTTTGCACCTGCTTCTGTGAATGAGCTTAACATAATAACCGGAATAGGGAATTTAGGCATTAGCCATTGTAAAAATTCTATCCCGCTGATATCAGGCATTTCTACATCTAAGGTGATTACATCCGGCTTTGCTTTTAGAATTTCTTTCATCGCTTCAGTTGCCGTAGAAGATCCAACAACTGTGAATCTAGGATCCTCTTGCAATTGGGAAGCGATTATCTCACGGACAATCCGGTTATCGTCTATGATATACACACTTATCATTCTAACTTAAGCCAATTTTTCCAAACTTAGATTTGAGTTTTCGCCGGTGGATGTTGCAGCCGTGGTTCCGTGGAATTTTTCGAACAGGAATTTAGTATCCAGTATCAAGCTGACTCTTCCGTTACCTAAGATCGTAAATCCATTTACACCTTGGGCTTTTTGTATAGAAGAGGAGAGTGGTTTGATCACAATATTCTGATTTCCTAATACTTCGTCCACGAGTATCCCTAAAAATCTGTCCTCATTCTCAAGAATGATCAAGACAGGGTTCTTACTTTTGTATTCCAGCTTTTCCCTGAGACCGAGTAGATCATTGATCCGTATCACAGGTATATAGATCCCTCTTAAGTCCAAGACCTCTTGGTCCTTATAAGGATGGATCAATTTCTGGTCTTTTAGACTCACCAATTCACTAATTTCTATCGTAGGAAGAGTTAGATAAGTTCCTCCCACTTCGAAAACGGTTCCTTCAATAATCCCTAAAGTAAGTGGAATTCTTAAAATGAATGTGGTGCCTTCTCCTTTTTTGGAACGCACCTCTACCTTACCGTTCAACTTTTTGATATTTTGCAGAACGATATCCATTCCGACACCTCTGCCTGAAATATCAGTGAGCTTTTCTGCAGTAGAAAATCCTGGAGTGAATATGAGTTGGAACACTTCCTTATCACTCATTTCTTCAGGATTTCCTTTTAGGATGCCTTTTTCTCTGGCTTTATTGATGATCTTTTCTCGATCCAATCCTCTTCCGTCATCCGCTACTAGGATCCAAACTTCATTTGCGGATTGTCTTGCTTGTAAGCGGATAACTCCTTTATCTTTTTTGCCAAGTTCGGCTCTTTCTTCAGGAGTTTCTAAACCATGATCAATAGAATTCCTTAATAAATGGATGATCGGATCTTGGATGATCTCAACTACGGATTTATCAACTTCCGTATCTTCTCCGCCAATCTTGAAATCTAATTTTTTCTGGGAACGTTTTTGTAAGTCTCTTACCAACCGGTTCATCTTTTGGAAGGTAGAAGATAGAGGTACCATTCTCATGGATAAAGTAACTTCTTGTAGATCTCTTACGATCTTATGAAGATGTCTTGCTGCAGAACGGAAACCTTCTAATCTTAATCCTTCTAATTCAGGATGATGGATTACATTGGACTCTGCTATTACCAATTCTCCCATGAAGTCCATGAGTTGATCCAGTTTATCCGTGGTAATACGAATATCTTTCTTCTTCTCCACAACTTGGACTTCTTGTATAATTGGGTTAGCTTCTGAAGAAGTAGCCAGAATTTTTTCTACAACTGCAGGTTTAGTCTCTTCTTCGAAAAATCCAAATCCTTTAGGAGTTGATGGAGCCGAAGCAGCTTCTTCAAAAAAGCCGAATTTGTTCTCCGGAGCTTTTTTCTCTTTTTCAGAACCTTTGGAAATTCTATCCAATTGTTCTTTAAGTTTATTTCGAATCACTTCAGTTTCTTGTTCGAAACCGGAATCAGTTCTTTCTTCTTCCACTCGATCGAATATCCTGCGGAGAAGGTCCAGAGTTTCCATTAGATCGTCACTGAAATCGAACTCAGTAACTTTATCTTGATTTCTTAATATATCTAGAAGTGTTTCGCCAAGATGAGTGATCTTGACAACTGTTTCCAATTTTAATAAACCGGAAGAGCCCTTAAGAGTATGGAAAAAGCGAAAAGCTTTGTTTAAAGTTTCTGGATTCCCTTGACCTACTGTTTCAATCTCCTCTTCTAATGCCAGAAGAGAAGTTTCTGCGGAGTCGATCAGGTCTCGGGCTTCCGAAACGAATTCCGAAAGAAGATGTTCTCGATCCATATTTTATACTTTGATTTCGCCGGAGTTTTCTTCTGAGCCGGAAGAAGTTTCGGATTGGCTAGTTGCCTCAGATTCTTCTTCTATTAGCGGAAGGAAATTTTTTCCATTGGAATTCTTTTTAGGATCTTTCTTTGCGTTCCCGAATTGAGAAGCCGCATGTTTTAGATCGAAATGAGGAGTGTGAAAATGAGACTTGATCGGTTGATTTGTAAGAGAAGGTCCTCTATCCTGCTTTTTGGATTTCCCTTTGGAAGCAGTTAATACTTCTTCTCTGATCTTGATCAGAGTTCCCATTACTTCCAAAAGAGTTTCTGCTTGTTCGTTCAACTCTTTCGCAGTAGAGGCTAACTCTTCGGATGCAGCTGCATTTTCTTGAGTAGCTTGGTCCAATTGAACCATCGCAGTATTGATTTGAGTGATACCTCTTGCTTGTTCATCAGAAGAAACAGAAATTTCTTGGATTAACTTCGCAGTGTTTTCTATACTTGGAACGATCTCTTCTATTAGTTTTCCTGCATCTTCTGCGCGTTCTACTGAATCTTTAGAAAGTCCATTGATCTCTTGGGCCGCAATCTGGCTTCTTTCTGCGAGCTTTCTAACTTCGTCCGCTACTACTGCGAATCCTTTTCCATGTTTACCGGCTCTCGCAGCTTCGATCGCAGCATTTAACGCCAGTAAGTTGGTTTGATAAGCGATCTCTTCTATAATATTAACTTTGCCTGAGATCTTTTTCATCGCATTTAAGGTTTCCAGAACGGATTTTCTTCCCTTACTTGCATCTCTTGAAGAAGATTCTGCCATAGAGTTTGTCTCTTTTGCATTATGTGAATTCTGCTCTATCGTAGAAGACATTTCCTCTACTGCTGCGGTGGTCTCTTCTAAACTGGCCGCTTGTTCGTTAGAGGATTGGCTTAAAGAGAATGCAGTTGCAGATACTTGAGCTGCCGCAGAAGAAACTGAACCTACTACTTCTAATGCAGTACTTAGAGCCTTATTGACTGAAATGGTGATCCAAGCTGCGCAACCTACGGCAATCAAAGAAGAAAGGATAGGGATTAAGATCATCAAGAAAGTGGTTTCTGCATACAACTCATCCGTGTTTTTATTTGCGTCATCCAATTCTTTTTGAGCACGATCGATCATCTGGTTTAGGAAACCTTCCATCTTGTCCAAATGAGCTCTCAATTGTTTTTGCGAGATCTCTCTTGCTTCTACGTTTTTGTTGATGTAGGCAAGATCTAAAACTTTTTTCAAAGTAGCTCTATAATCTTTCTCTACTATTTTTAATTCGTCCATATTCCTTTTACCCGCTTCTTGGAGAAGTGGATAAACATCTGTTTCCAATTGAGGTAAAAGTGATAAATTCGTTTCCGTTTCACCGATATACCTTTTCATATCCTCTTCTTCGGTGGAAAGGATCGTGTTTTTTTCCGCTCGGGTAACCTTGAGTATTGCGGTTCTCATTGCCAAAAGCATGGTCGACTTTTTGGCGGAAACATTGACTGCTTTAGTAACTACTGCATTAAAAGTATTTAAACGATATATTGCAAATCCTGCTACGAAGATCAACAGAACGACTACGGTTGAGAATCCTATGGTTAATTTGGCTTTGACGCTCATTCTTCTATCCTTTATTTATTATAAATTTCTTTTGTTTCTTTAATTGGTTAGGCTGGAGTTCCACTTTCTGGAAGTTTTTCGTGTAGGACTTCCAACTCGTCGTCTCTCAGTAGTTTACGCACATCGAGTAGGATTTTAACTGAATTTTCTACTTTTCCGAAGGAGGCGATAAAACGATTAGCTTCTCCGTCTCCCATCTTTGGAGCGGGTTCTGTGTTTTCGGAAGGAATACTTACTACTTCGCGGACGGTGTCTACGATTAGTCCGAGACTTTCTCCTTCTATATTTAAGATAATTACGCAGGTTTTTTCTGTATAAGGAATGGATTCCATATGGAATCTTAGCCTAACATCGATTAGTGGGACTACTTTGCCTCGAAGGTTGGTCACTCCTTTGATAAAGGCAGGCATATCCGGGACTTCCGTGATCGGTTGCATCCCTATGATCTCGATGATGTATTTGATCTCTAACCCGTATTCTCTATCGGCGAGTGAGAATACTAAAAACTTATTCTCTAGTGTATCCTCATCATCCGTTTCATCTTCTTCTAATAGAAGATCTATTTCGTTTTCTGCCATATTTATCCTCGATATTCTTTATCGAGTAGTCTCTATACCCGAAAAGAATTTGTTTTATGTGTCTCGAATTCAACATAGCCCGTCGATTTTAACACAAAGATCGAGAGCAGACATACTAAAATAATTTATTTAAAAAGATTCTTAGAACCTTAAATTATGTCAGATTATTAACAAAACCTTTGGATCTTTCTTTTATGTATAATGAAAGAATCCGAAGTTCGTTCTTTCTAAACCGATCTTTTACATTCGCACCTTTGTAAAAACTGAGTCGGCAAGATGTTCGATGGATAAAAAAATAATCCTAATATATTTCTATTCTTTTTTGATTCCTGACTTCCAAATTTTTGATAAGACGAAGTTAATGTAGAAAAAACAAAATACTCTTTAAGTTCTTATGGAATTATTTCAAACTTATTTAATAAAAATAGATATAAAGGATTACCCTTTACTATTCTGGAAACATCTTTGTGATCGCATGTTCAAGGTAGTACACGATCCACTTTAGTATTTCAAGAAAACGTAAATAGATTTCGTGAAATTTCTTTTGGAATTTTTAGAAAAATATAATTTCACTTTCTTCTGAAAGAAGCGTTGTTACATTAGGTCGATTCTTAGAGTCGTATTAGAGTATACTGAGCGCGGGCGGATTGTTTGGAATCAAATAGAGTTATTGAAGAAGAGGAAAAAATACCGTCGGTGTTTGTTAATGTAGGAGAATGTTTATTTTCCCAAACTCCAGTCGCTATGAAAACCCTTCTAGGTTCCTGTGTGTCAGTATGTCTATTCGATCCATTCAATAGATTCGGCGGGATGAATCATATACTTCTCCCCGGAAAAGCAGGTGTCGATGATTCCGGAAGATTCGGGATCAACGCTATGGAATTATTGATCAATGAATTTGTGAAGAAGGGAATTCCAAGAAGCCGTTTGCAAGCAAAGATCATTGGTGGCGGAAAGGTTTTAAGATTAGGCTCTAAAAGTGTTCCGATTGGCGAAAGGAACGTAGAGTTCGTGAAAGAATTTTTAAGATCAGAAGAAATTTCTGTTTCCGGAGAAGAAACCGGAGGCCAATATTATAGAAATCTACGCTTTTTCACTCATACTTTTGAAGTGTTTGTAAAACGTGTACAGATCGATCTAGAGAAAAACATGATCGAGAAAAACGAAGCGGCTTATTTGGACAAAATACGGGAGAATATGCGGAAAAAAACGCCGACTACTTTCTTTTGATTTCGAACAAAATCTTAGAAGGTTCAGAAATTATTATCGGTGCCGCTTAGGAGAAAAGATTGAATTCCCTCGTACGCATTTTACTTTCACCCGCTATTCTCACCGAAGAAAACGGTAAAATTATAGAATCCAATGATACTTTTGCGAAATTGATCGGCAAGGAGTTGGATGCTACTTTTGATTATCTAGATTGGATCCATCCAGTAGATAGGGAACACGAAGCTTCCTTATGGGCGAAGGATCCTAGCCTCAATCATTATGAAATGGTAAAACGTCTGAAAAACACAGACGAGATCTATTTAGCCTATCATACCGTCACCTCCAGAACAACAGATGGGAATTTATTAACTCTATTCCTGCCTATGGAGAGTAAACTTCCTTCAGACTTTAAGAATATTTCTATTCATCCGACCGGAGAAAGTGTTAAAAAAGCTGAGATAGAAATTTATCGCAGGGCCTTGGAGATATTTGATTGGAAACAATCTCTTAAGGATCGATATTCTTCCACCGCTTGGATGGATTCTGCAATCAAACAGATCAATATCACTTTGATGCAAGGAACAGGCGTAGGAAGTTTGATGAGTGTTCTTTCTATGATACTTTCCAAAGCTAAGAAAAAAGAAGGCGCGGAATTCGTAGAAATTCGCTCTAATCTTTTTGATCTTTTACAAGACGGGGTGGCGAGCGCCTCTCGGTTTACTCAATTTTTATCTTCTGCCCAGGCACTCTTTGAAGAGAGCGAAACTCCTGAGGAGATCGGAACTGTTGCTGAGTTTGTGGATGTATTGAGAGAAGTAATAGATGATATTACTCCTTCTGTTCTTCTCAAAGATCAAAAGATCCTAGTATCAGATAATTTGCATATTCTTTCTAATCGTTTGAGATTTAAGAAACCTTGGATCTCTACTATTGCAAAAGAAGTTTTGATTAACGCATTAAAGTATTCACCTGACAAATCCAGTGTCCTAATTCTTGTTCTTCGGATTGGGGATGAACTACAATTTAAAGTGATCAATGATCCTCCTTTTTCAGGTTATATACAAGACTTTCATGAGGATCTTGTATTTGAGCCTTTTTATAGAGGGGTCAAATTTATGGACGAACGTTTCGATCAAGAACAGTTCGGAATGGGACTAGGACTTCCTGTAGTTAAAAAGTTAGTGGAACTACAGAATGGAAAAGTGCATCTTCAGACAATGAACCTGAATCTGGATGATACCAGAAAAGAAGGGATCTGTCTTACGATGCGTTTTCCAGTCATAGAGTAGAAGATAACCTTCTAAACTTTTTGGGAAATGGGTAGATCCATTTCCATTAGTACCATTGTTTCTTCTTCTTCATCTAAAAAGCTTGTTACATTGAATGTGGCAATTTTCCCTTCATGGTTCGATACTATTTTTTCCACCAAGGGTAAACCCAGTCCATAATCCAAAGTAGGAATGTCCTCATGCACATATTTAGTCAACCTTGCAAATGGTTGGAATACAAACTCTGATTCTTCATTCGGAATACCTTTTTTACTTCCACCTTCGATCTTGGGAGAATTTAAAACAGAGATCAAAAGTTTTCTTTTTTTCAGAGTGAATAATACATAGATCGTTGTCTCCGCTTCCGAAAATTTGATCGCATTCAGAAGTAGTTCTTCGACTGCTTTTTTAAAACTTTCTTCGTGGATACCTACGGCTGCTCTGGAACTTACATACTTATCTTCGCAGATCTTAATGTGAAGCTTTTTGAATCTCGCAAGTTCGTATACGTTCTGTATTTCTTTCTTGAATAGATTGTGTATCTGGGAAATTGAATATTCTTCCTTAATTTGGGCGTTATGGATGAAATAATCCATTTCGTTGAAAATTTCTATGATCCTATTTGCAGTTTCCGCGTTTGATACCAATAGATCTATCAGAGTTGCTGGTACTTCGTAATGATTCCCATTCTGCTTAGCTTTTTTGCGTATCAGGCCTATTGCAGATACTAATGCCCCAAAACCAGAACCCTGGCTTAAGGAAGTTCTAATATTCGAGATCAGATACGCACTTTTTGTTTGTAGATCTTTTCGGATCAGATCTTTACGAAATGAATTCCAATCCAAGTCTCCTTGGATCTTGTTAAATCTTTCCGTTTCCAGATTATCTTGGAGAAGATCCAACTCCCAGTTTTCCTTAATATGCCTGAGAGTCTCTTTAATCTCTTTGGGAGAAGTTTCGTTAATGTCAATACAGTCATATGCGCCTAAACGTACCGCTTTGACTATAGCTTTAGTATCTGGGTTATCCAAACCTAAGATAAAAGAAGGGGATCTTTTTGACTTAGAAAACATTCGGGCTAATGTTTCGAATTGAGAAACATCTAATTCGGAGTAAACGATCCCGAAGTCTCTATCAATTTTTAGATTTTCCAATACAGGAAAATGAAAAACTGTAAGACCTACTTCTTCACAAATTTTGGTAATCAGTTCCGTTCTTTCGGGATCAGTCCCAACTAACAAAATATTTTTTTTAGTCCGGCTTTCCGATTGCCGAACATCCTTTTTTTCTATTCCAGCGTTCGTCATAGACGCGCTCCATCCAAAAGCATTCCCGAATATTCGGAAAAATCTATGTAATATATTTTTAATGAGCCATAAATCTAGAGTAACGCAGGAAATTGAAATATTAAATTTTGTGACTTTTGTATACTAAGATGGTAGAAGTGAAAAAAATTTTTTTCAAAATTATGAATATCGGATATTACAAAATAATATATCAAGAAATCTCAATATAATAACACTTTTGGAGTATATTATAATTTACGACTAAACAGAACGTGTTATTTTATTTTAAGAATTGGAGAAGGTGTATAAAAATAAAAAACGCCGTTTTCCTAGAAGAAAAACGGCGTTAGATAACGTAAAAAACTAGAAATTAAATTTTTTCGATTACGGTTGCGATTCCCATTCCCCCGCCTATGCAGAGAGTAATGAGTGCGTAACGTTTATTTCTTCTTTCTAATTCGTCTAATGCGGTCCCGAGAAGAATAGCTCCAGTTGCTCCCAGAGGGTGTCCTAAAGCAATTGCTCCGCCGTTTACATTGATCTTTTCTAAAGGGATACCAAGAGTTTTTTGGGTATATAATACAACGGAAGCGAATGCCTCATTGATTTCCCAAAGATCGATATCTTCTACTTTTAGTCCTGCCATTTGGAGCGCTTTTTTGGAAGCGGAAACAGGTCCAGTCAACATGATAGTTGGGTCTTCTCCTGTAGCTACAGTAGATAGGATTTTTGCTCTTGGTTTTAGTCCGTATTTTTTGACACCTTCGTCATTAGCGATCAGAACGGAAGCAGCTCCATCCACGATTCCGGAAGAGTTTCCGAGTGTGTGGATATGATTGATCTTTCCTACATCAGGATAAGATCTTAGGGCGATCGCATCTAATTCTCTTTCTCCAACTGTTTTGAAAACTGCACCTAAGCCTGAAAGGAATGCGTAGTCAGATTCGATACGAGGGTTTTCGTCAGTATCCACTACTGTTCCATCTTCTAACTTAACAGGAATGATGGATTTTTTAAATGCGCCGTCTTTGATTGCTTTGTCAGCTTTGAGCTGAGAAGATTCTGCGAATTTATCCGCTTCTTCTCTACTGATATTATACTTGGTTGCGATCAGGTCCGCAGAAATTCCTTGAGGAACAAGATTATAATGTTTTTGTATATTAGGATTTCCTATATTAAAATCCCTGTCTCCAAGATCCGCTCCCATTTTTACACGGCTCATGGATTCAATTCCGCCACCTAAACCTACAGCCATAGCTCCTGACTGAACGTGGTTTGCGATATTATTCACTGCTTGTAATCCGGATCCGCAGAAACGGTTTACAGTATATCCTGGAACCGCATTTGGCCATTGTGCCGCCATGACCGCATAACGGGCGATACATGCAGCTTGGTCATCTA from the Leptospira saintgironsiae genome contains:
- a CDS encoding HAMP domain-containing methyl-accepting chemotaxis protein, which produces MSVKAKLTIGFSTVVVLLIFVAGFAIYRLNTFNAVVTKAVNVSAKKSTMLLAMRTAILKVTRAEKNTILSTEEEDMKRYIGETETNLSLLPQLETDVYPLLQEAGKRNMDELKIVEKDYRATLKKVLDLAYINKNVEAREISQKQLRAHLDKMEGFLNQMIDRAQKELDDANKNTDELYAETTFLMILIPILSSLIAVGCAAWITISVNKALSTALEVVGSVSSAAAQVSATAFSLSQSSNEQAASLEETTAAVEEMSSTIEQNSHNAKETNSMAESSSRDASKGRKSVLETLNAMKKISGKVNIIEEIAYQTNLLALNAAIEAARAGKHGKGFAVVADEVRKLAERSQIAAQEINGLSKDSVERAEDAGKLIEEIVPSIENTAKLIQEISVSSDEQARGITQINTAMVQLDQATQENAAASEELASTAKELNEQAETLLEVMGTLIKIREEVLTASKGKSKKQDRGPSLTNQPIKSHFHTPHFDLKHAASQFGNAKKDPKKNSNGKNFLPLIEEESEATSQSETSSGSEENSGEIKV
- a CDS encoding chemotaxis protein CheW, producing MAENEIDLLLEEDETDDEDTLENKFLVFSLADREYGLEIKYIIEIIGMQPITEVPDMPAFIKGVTNLRGKVVPLIDVRLRFHMESIPYTEKTCVIILNIEGESLGLIVDTVREVVSIPSENTEPAPKMGDGEANRFIASFGKVENSVKILLDVRKLLRDDELEVLHEKLPESGTPA
- a CDS encoding chemotaxis protein CheD, whose protein sequence is MFVNVGECLFSQTPVAMKTLLGSCVSVCLFDPFNRFGGMNHILLPGKAGVDDSGRFGINAMELLINEFVKKGIPRSRLQAKIIGGGKVLRLGSKSVPIGERNVEFVKEFLRSEEISVSGEETGGQYYRNLRFFTHTFEVFVKRVQIDLEKNMIEKNEAAYLDKIRENMRKKTPTTFF
- a CDS encoding sensor histidine kinase, with the translated sequence MNSLVRILLSPAILTEENGKIIESNDTFAKLIGKELDATFDYLDWIHPVDREHEASLWAKDPSLNHYEMVKRLKNTDEIYLAYHTVTSRTTDGNLLTLFLPMESKLPSDFKNISIHPTGESVKKAEIEIYRRALEIFDWKQSLKDRYSSTAWMDSAIKQINITLMQGTGVGSLMSVLSMILSKAKKKEGAEFVEIRSNLFDLLQDGVASASRFTQFLSSAQALFEESETPEEIGTVAEFVDVLREVIDDITPSVLLKDQKILVSDNLHILSNRLRFKKPWISTIAKEVLINALKYSPDKSSVLILVLRIGDELQFKVINDPPFSGYIQDFHEDLVFEPFYRGVKFMDERFDQEQFGMGLGLPVVKKLVELQNGKVHLQTMNLNLDDTRKEGICLTMRFPVIE
- a CDS encoding sensor histidine kinase — encoded protein: MTNAGIEKKDVRQSESRTKKNILLVGTDPERTELITKICEEVGLTVFHFPVLENLKIDRDFGIVYSELDVSQFETLARMFSKSKRSPSFILGLDNPDTKAIVKAVRLGAYDCIDINETSPKEIKETLRHIKENWELDLLQDNLETERFNKIQGDLDWNSFRKDLIRKDLQTKSAYLISNIRTSLSQGSGFGALVSAIGLIRKKAKQNGNHYEVPATLIDLLVSNAETANRIIEIFNEMDYFIHNAQIKEEYSISQIHNLFKKEIQNVYELARFKKLHIKICEDKYVSSRAAVGIHEESFKKAVEELLLNAIKFSEAETTIYVLFTLKKRKLLISVLNSPKIEGGSKKGIPNEESEFVFQPFARLTKYVHEDIPTLDYGLGLPLVEKIVSNHEGKIATFNVTSFLDEEEETMVLMEMDLPISQKV